The sequence GCAATTTCATAGCTTATACAGCCTAACTTCAAACCACTCTAGTTTAAGTTTCAGCACTACTGACTATCGTCCCAGTAGACTACTGCAGTGAAGCAAGTAATTAAGTACCAGTACTTTTCAAAATACTCTGGTCTAATGCACACACAACCGTGCACAATTACTATCAACATGGAAGAGGAGAATATGATTTAGGAGACTGTACACAATGTGAGTTTTGTATAATGTATTTACATAGCAACTCACCCGCcacgaggaggtggtggaggaggaaggggaagattACGAGCTCTGCTGCCACCTCTACCACCACGacctggtggaggtggtggaggtcctCTGCGAGGGCTCATATCATCATAATCTCTTCTTGATGGAGGCATAGGTCGTCCACCACGACCAGGAGGCATTCGATCAAAACCTCCTCTTCCACGCATTGGAAAGCCTACTGGACGTCCCCTTCGATCATCGAACATTGTGAAGCCACCGTAGTCGTATGTTTCATCATAGAAATTGGGATCGTAAGGCTGGGCCCGTCCTTTTATTGGagactaaaacaaacaaaaagacaatCCCCCAACCCAATTAGGACTACTACAATTGTCCATTAAGTCATTCATTTGTACATTCTTCAACTTCACTATGCTAgtaagaaagaggaaatggtgATCTGTTTCTTGTAAGCTTAACTACAATATTGAGAAACTGTCGTTACTTTATTAGTGGCTAATCAGTTTTGTCTCACTCTCTCTTTAATTTCTGCATCTTAATGTTTTATATGAAACATGAATAATGGTCCACTACTATCAAAAACTGCTTTCCTCTTCCATGAAGTGCACCCAATTACAGAAAAGGGAAATACTTTCAAAAGGTCGTAATGATTGCTTTATTACTAGGATAGCAGGAGGCACTAAATTCAAAACAGAAAGTGAAAGACCATTCTACACGTAAATAAATCTTGAAACATTCATGAATgacactgaaaataaaattcaTTTCATAAACATTACCTCAGAGATAAGATCCAAGATAATCTTAATACATTCAACAACTCTATCAGGTTTTCCGCCAATAAGAACTACTCTGTCAGTGGAATGAGGACAACACTCTTGGAAGAGCTTAATGGTTGTCTGAGTGTTctgttgaagaaaaaaaaaaaacaaaccagagatTTTCTAAGTATTTTAAACAACTTCATAAactcattaaaataattttacaaaCAATCCAAACAAAAATTTCCCAGCCCTTTTAAAAGCATGCTTGCTTCTAACTTCTTGCAACAAGTTTCACTGTACTTAAGATCTGTCCTGACAGTTttgttgaaaaggaaaaaaaaaataaaatcacaattTCTTTCTAAATTATGATTTATCTATGCTATCTAAATGTTAACAAAAGGACCACCTATCTGTTGGGACCTTAGAGGTGTACTAACCTTCACATGTCAAGAAAACATGCTTTGGATTTGAGACAGCAATACTGCTAGGATTACAGTTATCTTGCTGTTCTCAACTCACAATACCAGCTCATACCTGAACAGATCTGAAATTGCCTCTGACACAACGTCAAGGATGAATAGAAAACAGAGAGGCATTTTAAGTTCAGAAGGGCCATTAGTAAGAGTTTTCATAGTAAGAGTTTGTGAAGATGCATTTGCCCTAAACAATTTTGTATGTGTAACCACACTAATCTAATGCATACAGCAGTTCATTGTAGGACTGATgaatgtgattatttttttttttaggaagtAGAATGTCCTTTCTTCAATAACATTACTCTACACAGATACTGTTTCAAGCTTGACTAGAAGTTCCAGGTTCTACCACCACTAACTTTACTTCTGAatgcttacaagaaagctgcaacTCACAGATGTATTTCAGAACATCAAAATCATGCATCCATATGTTCTGGAGCAATTACTCTACAGAAGATACTTGCATCTGCCCTTTATGAACATAAAACACTGAACtgtttattgaaaaaaaaaaaaaagaagcagatcTCTTAAGAATAAGAAACTAGTACCTCTCTGAGTTCTTTAATTTTAGCACCCTTGACACCTATAATTCCTCCTGCCAAACTTTGGTGAATGAGAAGTCTTAATTCGCAGTCAAAGTCACTGCCTTTGTAGTGTTGATACTGTAAGAAAGAAGGATACAAGACAAACAGTATTAGTCATACAAAATTTGAAATGTTCAGGAGTTGGTGAAGTTTATTCTCCAAACACAGAACCAAGATTGATTGCCAAGTTGTAATTCAGTGTTTTTTCTAACAGGGTCACAAATACTTAAGCACTTTACTTCAACATAAACTGATGTTAGATCAGTTTTCCTTATATATTACTGAAAAATGTATCAAACATTGTAACATTCTCACAAAGCCAACACAAAATACTACTTTAAATGGGGATGAAACAAGTCTGAAAGCAAGTACTTTGAAAAGGAGGAGGGTTGCTGAAAACCCTAATAAACACTGACTCTATCCtctatgaaaaaaacaaaaccaacaaccaaaagaAACCTCAAAAAGCCacaatcacaaaaaaaaaaaaaaacaacctaaagaaaacccaaacaactcatCACAAAAAAAGGCCCacaagaaaaggcaaaacaaagtgCTAACATGTAATTTGAGAATCATCACTTTTCtttaaatgtctttttaaaattcattccctgtatttaaaaagcagcaaataATCTAGAACCATCTTGTTTCAAAGGCTAATCTTGCACgtccaaaaggaaaacaaacatcaaGAGACATACCTCTTCTAAAGTAGGGATAATCTTCTTCAGGATTTCTCCAATTGTCTCTATATCTGCGCTTATGCTCAAGATGCTGTTGGAGGCCATAATGCCAGACAATACAGTGAAGGTGGAAAAgaagaagtaaatttttttagTAAACATACACAAAATTCTAACCAGATTTACTACAGAGAAGAGCTTACAATACTCCCCATTTAAAGTACACCTGTTTGCTCAATTTACAACACATGCATCTTTGTTTATGCCCAATATATATGCATGATAAATTTAAGATTAGGTAGGCCTtgcagaaagaaagacagaacgGGCTTTTGGAAGGGCTCAGATTAAGTGGGCAAGAAACTGACGCAGAACTGAAAGTAGAAGTGAATATTCATGTTCCCCGCCACCACTAATTTAGGATACCCTCGCTATTACATAGGTAAAACTGGCACACCTTCTCACAGAAAAGTGGGGATATGCAAGTGGTGAACACTGTATCCAGAGTAAGGTTATGATACCAGTTAAGAAATCAGATCACTAATGGGTTCTCcaagaaaacaaatacaaatgtaagacaaaaaaagacaaaacaaatgaGAAGTGAAGGGAAGTGAACCAGAGTTAGCATTTCATCAGAAATTAATTATGAACAGGCAATGTTGACAGGAGCAAGGTGGGCCACAAAGACAGAGCGAGAGTCTACTTTGAAACAATTTGATTTATAATGCAGCAAATATGCAACACTTGAAGCTGTGCTCCTTCCATTGAAATAAAATCAGTGGATTGTTTGGGTGGGCAACTCACGTAAAAGTTCAGTGACAAAAAGACTTAATGGGCAAAATAAGACAGaaaacttggaaaaaaaaaacaatacacCGTCTATAAGGGGATACTATTTAATTATATCAAAGGCAGGTaataaaatacatttctctctttctaaTCAGGCAGTGAGGCATAAACTGTTGGGACATACCGCTCGGGGCCACTGCTGTCTGGGACTGAAACACTGGCATTGTACTGCATTGGTCATTGGCGTTCGTGGATGTTGGCATTGGGCATGGGTATTCAATCAGAAGTTGTCAAGTATGGTACCCGTTTGGCAACGAGCACATTTTTGGGCATAGCCAACCAGGGTTTTCACATGGGCGTTCAGGGGCGGATGGGCCAACGTCATGGTGGGCAACGCAGGGGCAAGTCGATCCAGTACATGGGCAACGGAGATATATGGCCAAAAAaacaaggagagggaaaagggggaaaagcaaTAAATTTTAATTTAATACAAACTATACTCATTACTCTCAATTAATGAAACAAGCTTAAGTTGTTCTGAAGACTAACACAATTACGGATTGCTACACCAGCTGTGGTTTAACAGTATGGATCTTAAAAATGAGTCACTTGATCTGACTAAACTACTTCTAACATATGATGTTTCAGTAGCAGGCTGGCTCATGAGGGTAGACACAAAACCTGTTGAGATCGCTATTATTAGAACCTCGGGAAGATTGGGAAAGTTAGTCTTCCAGACCGATCTAAATTATCTGGACTTAGGTGACGCATtaagttggaaaaaaaaaaggaaaggaaaaaaaaaagaaaaaaccaccacaaaaaaccatcctattaaaaaaaaaaaaagaaagaaaaagacaactaGCTGCCAACGTTAGTGAGCATATGTATGATTCCTGACCATTTCAACCTCAATTCTAGTTGCAGTAGTTTATGCACTTAGTTGGAACTGATTCGTAATGAGATACTGCCAAATCTTGTATTTAATAAGAGTCTTGATTGGAAAACTGTTGAAATTGTAGCTGATGTCAAGTACAGGAGTGTAAACAAATGGAATTTAAGAAGCGTTGCCAAGGTTTATAAATACACGTTATGCTGAGCATGTGCCTAATCACAAGAGTCAACCCCCTGTAAAATGTGAATAGGCAAGTCAGTAATGATTGTTTAAAACTGCTTCCAACTATAATTGAATAgaattttcttttgctgttctaTAGCCTTATTAAAATCAAGAAACCTTAACATCAATGCTTTTGAGATTTGTATGCAAGCTGTTGAAGAACAGATagactggtttgttttttaaaggaagatACAGAATTCCTCTATCACTGGGTTAAGCCAGCCACCTGCAATAGTTCCAGTAGTATTATAATTGATTCACACAAATGGGAAATGGTACAATTAAGGGGTTTAAGCTTTGTCAGTATTTCTAATTAGGATGTTAACTCACATGAAGTATGTAATTTTGTGGAATTGTATTAAAAAGGGAAGAGATTTaatataaacctcccctgccatgagtCAAGTTGGGTTTTCATTAGAACAGAAATTTAAGAACTAAGTTACCTGCTCTAATAATCAGTAAAAATTACTTGTAACTAGACTATTGATGTCTAGAGTTGAATTGCTCCCATTTCTAGAAATGCAAGCTATCAAGCTTTTGATGTAGTGCTCTGAAAGAATTGGGTGTTAAATTAGTTCAAACACATATATACTCACGTCTGTACGAAGTGCCTTAATATTTTTGCCACCTTTTCCAATCACTGCTCCAGCATTCTGGAAAATAGTTTTCAGAAGTCACATTACAGCAACACAGCACAGACTGCATTTTCAAACTCCTCAAGACTAAGGTAAATCTGGTTTTGCATtatgctgctggccttggggTGGAGGCATGCAAGCACTGGTTTTAAAAGGTTCTAATCAAATTGAAACAAACTGATACAGTTTGCCTATGAAAAAAAGTGGTCAAAAACTCTTACACTACTGAatttagagaagagaaggatatTCAGTTTCACAACTAGTATTTCAGTTCCAAATGTATGTTTCCAGGTAATTCTGCATGTGTTAAAGCCTCAACCTAGAAGTCTCAAGAAAATATACGGTATGAATACAATGCGGGTCAATTATTTCCCTCATTTATGGTAACTTCCCCTCCTCCCAAAAGGACTGTGCTTGCAAATTCCACTTTTGCACTCCAAACACTTGATAATTCAAAGTGCTGactttggttttcatttctCTAACAACTGACTTCTCAGAGAAGTACATTCTGAAAATGGTTAAAGCCTGTATTAACAGCCACTAACTTGAAGTTTCTGAAATCAGCAAGAATAAACTGGCAGATAATCAAGGGTAACTGTTAAACTCTGCTTTTACCCAGTGATTACATGTGAaagtattatatatatatttatatatattatatatatatttatataaagtGAATATTATATATTCACTTTACATGTGAAAGTATTACTATTAGCACACAATTATGCATTATGCTTAACGGTACGCAAAATATTTTGCAGTACCATGTGAAATGTGATGCAGAGGTACGGTAACATTCTGCCAGTACAAAAGACCAAGGTACTTCAGAAAGTACAAATCATTTCTAACAACTGGGAACACCAGAGGAAATTCATACATAACTGTTTACACTTGTCAACCAAACCACTGCAATCCCCACAGAAGCACTGCTACTGCAGTTCTTCACATTGATTATACATGTATATGAAAAAATTTTGTAAATCTGTTTGACAGTTACAAAAATCCTAAAGAACTTCGTCTTACTTCTTACACTTAATTCTACAATCGCCAGATGATTGTTCTCCAATCTGTTTCCTTTTGAAAGACTAATACACAGAAATTCCCTTAAAAATAACAACCTCtcatttattttgctgtttttATTCAGCAAGTCTATCTTCTAaaactgctgctcttcagggaCCTACCCTTCAAAATAAACACTGAAAATAACTACATCACCAACACAAAACTGTTCATGCACATTGAGTTATTCCAAAAAAGTTATCTTGCGTTAAATAAAGTATATATTCTTTCAAAAATTCACTTTGCCACACTGCCTTATGCAATGCTGTAGCAAAaccattaaaaatgaaaaagcatACTTTGCTCT is a genomic window of Dryobates pubescens isolate bDryPub1 chromosome Z, bDryPub1.pri, whole genome shotgun sequence containing:
- the HNRNPK gene encoding heterogeneous nuclear ribonucleoprotein K isoform X2 yields the protein METEQQEETFTNTETNGKRPAEDMEEEQAFKRSRNTDEMVELRILLQSKNAGAVIGKGGKNIKALRTDYNASVSVPDSSGPERILSISADIETIGEILKKIIPTLEEYQHYKGSDFDCELRLLIHQSLAGGIIGVKGAKIKELRENTQTTIKLFQECCPHSTDRVVLIGGKPDRVVECIKIILDLISESPIKGRAQPYDPNFYDETYDYGGFTMFDDRRGRPVGFPMRGRGGFDRMPPGRGGRPMPPSRRDYDDMSPRRGPPPPPPGRGGRGGSRARNLPLPPPPPPRGGDLMAYDRRGRPGDRYDGMMMQCHVDACDDMQPPELFEGGSGYDYPYAGGRGTYGDLGGPIITTQVTIPKDLAGSIIGKGGQRIKQIRHESGASIKIDEPLEGSEDRIITITGTQDQIQNAQYLLQNSVKQYADVEGF
- the HNRNPK gene encoding heterogeneous nuclear ribonucleoprotein K isoform X1; the encoded protein is METEQQEETFTNTETNGKRPAEDMEEEQAFKRSRNTDEMVELRILLQSKNAGAVIGKGGKNIKALRTDYNASVSVPDSSGPERILSISADIETIGEILKKIIPTLEEYQHYKGSDFDCELRLLIHQSLAGGIIGVKGAKIKELRENTQTTIKLFQECCPHSTDRVVLIGGKPDRVVECIKIILDLISESPIKGRAQPYDPNFYDETYDYGGFTMFDDRRGRPVGFPMRGRGGFDRMPPGRGGRPMPPSRRDYDDMSPRRGPPPPPPGRGGRGGSRARNLPLPPPPPPRGGDLMAYDRRGRPGDRYDGMMMQCHVDACDDMQPPELFEGGSGYGKCLYRTFACT